Proteins from a single region of Puntigrus tetrazona isolate hp1 chromosome 2, ASM1883169v1, whole genome shotgun sequence:
- the ss18 gene encoding protein SSXT, protein MSVAFAPHRQRAKGDITPAGIQKLLDENNQLIQCIMDFQSKGKTAECSHYQQMLHRNLVYLATIADSNQNMQSLLPAPPTQNMPMNQSGATPQLPHGHSMPSDGPPAPHMQSQMNGQMQGPTHMSMQGPGPNQTPSIPSGTMNMPPSSHGTMGAYNHTVPSSQGIQSQGQINMSQGQPMGNYGPRPSINMQPNQGPMMHQQAPSQQYNMPPSGGSGQHFQGQQNPMGMMGQGNHVMGQRPMPPYRPPHQGPPQQYPGQEEYYTEQYSHGGQGAPEGNAQYGQQQEAYQQGPPQQQGYPPQQQYTGQQGYPGQQQAYGPSQGAPSQYPNYPQSQGQQYSAYRPPQPGPPQGQPQRPYAFDQGQYGNYQQ, encoded by the exons ATGTCTGTGGCGTTCGCACCGCACCGGCAGCGCGCTAAAGGCGATATAACGCCCGCCGGGATACAGAAG TTGCTGGATGAAAACAACCAGTTGATTCAGTGCATCATGGATTTCCAGAGTAAAGGGAAAACAGCTGAATGTTCACA CTACCAACAGATGCTCCACAGAAATCTAGTGTATCTGGCAACAATAGCAGACTCCAATCAGAACATGCAGTCTCTGCTTCCCGCC CCGCCCACTCAGAACATGCCCATGAATCAGAGCGGAGCGACTCCGCAGCTGCCCCACGGTCACAGCATGCCGTCAGACGGGCCGCCCGCTCCACACATGCAGAGCCAGATGAACGGACAGATGCAAG GTCCGACTCACATGTCCATGCAGGGCCCCGGGCCCAACCAGACCCCCAGCATACCCAGCGGCACCATGAACATGCCACCCAGCAGCCACGGCACCATGGGGGCTTATAACCACACAGTGCCCTCCTCGCAGGGAATACAGTCGCAGGGGCAGATAAACATGAGCCAGGGGCAGCCCATGGGCAACTACGGCCCTCGGCCCAGCATTAACATGCAGCCCAATCAGG GGCCTATGATGCACCAGCAGGCTCCTTCCCAGCAGTACAACATGCCCCCTTCTGGTGGCAGCGGGCAGCATTTCCAAGGGCAGCAGAACCCCATGGGCATGATGGGTCAAGGCAATCACGTGATGGGACAGAGGCCCATGCCTCCCTACAGGCCACCGCATCAAG GACCTCCTCAGCAATATCCTGGTCAAGAGGAATACTACACGGAGCAATACAGCCACGGAGGACAGGGGGCGCCGGAGG GAAACGCACAGTATGGTCAGCAGCAAGAGGCGTATCAGCAGGGTCCGCCGCAGCAGCAGGGTTACCCTCCGCAGCAGCAGTACACGGGTCAGCAGGGATACCCTGGACAGCAGCAGGCCTATG GTCCGTCTCAGGGCGCTCCGAGTCAGTATCCGAACTACCCCCAGAGTCAAGGGCAGCAGTATTCAGCCTACAGACCGCCACAGCCTGGACCTCCACAAGGACAGCCGCAGCGCCCCTATGCTTTTGACCAG GGCCAGTATGGCAACTACCAGCAGTAG